The following are encoded in a window of Candidatus Sericytochromatia bacterium genomic DNA:
- the lpdA gene encoding dihydrolipoyl dehydrogenase: METRQYDAVVIGAGPGGYACGIRLGQLGLKALVIEKGSVGGVCLNVGCIPSKAIIHAAKTLEKTKKADAMGIVVESVHLDFARLQSWKDGIVKKLTGGVSGLLKGNKVDLLQGAARFVSPRELEVETASGPIRVQAPHMVLATGSRPIEVPGFPFGGPILSSTEALSLPEVPGRLLVIGGGYIGLELGQAYAKMGAAVTIVEAGSQLLPGQDPELVAVVAKKLAALGVTVLTDAKAAGWAPDGAGALVTVERQGQRETLSADKVLVTVGRRPNSENLGLETVGVAVERGFVRVDAQLKTNVAGIYAIGDVAGQPMLAHKASMEAEIVAEVIAGHPAQWDAQAIPAVIFTDPEIATVGLSPAEAANQKLPVLTGKFPFGASGRAMTTGETEGFVKVLVHAETHRLLGVGIVGPQASDLVAEATLALEMGAFTDDIGLTIHAHPTLPEAFMEAVKHAVGEAVHTLNQPALAKR; this comes from the coding sequence ATGGAAACCAGACAATATGATGCTGTCGTGATCGGCGCTGGACCGGGCGGATACGCCTGCGGAATCCGACTGGGACAGTTGGGCCTCAAGGCGCTGGTGATCGAAAAAGGGTCGGTGGGGGGAGTTTGCTTGAACGTGGGATGCATCCCATCCAAGGCCATCATCCACGCGGCAAAGACCCTGGAAAAGACCAAAAAAGCGGACGCGATGGGCATCGTGGTGGAAAGCGTCCATCTGGACTTTGCCCGTTTGCAATCCTGGAAAGACGGAATCGTCAAGAAACTGACGGGCGGCGTATCGGGACTTCTCAAAGGGAACAAGGTGGACCTCTTGCAGGGAGCGGCGCGCTTTGTGTCACCGCGGGAACTGGAAGTGGAGACGGCGAGTGGCCCCATTCGCGTGCAGGCCCCTCACATGGTCCTCGCAACCGGCTCCAGACCGATCGAGGTGCCCGGATTCCCCTTCGGCGGTCCCATCCTGAGTTCCACCGAAGCGCTTTCCCTGCCAGAGGTGCCGGGCCGCTTGCTGGTCATCGGGGGCGGTTACATCGGATTGGAACTGGGCCAGGCCTACGCCAAGATGGGGGCTGCCGTGACCATCGTCGAAGCTGGCAGCCAGTTGCTCCCGGGCCAAGATCCAGAACTGGTAGCCGTTGTGGCCAAGAAACTCGCCGCACTGGGCGTCACGGTCCTGACAGACGCGAAAGCAGCGGGCTGGGCGCCAGATGGAGCCGGGGCGCTCGTCACGGTTGAACGCCAGGGCCAGCGCGAAACCTTGAGCGCTGACAAGGTGTTGGTGACGGTGGGCCGTCGCCCCAACAGCGAGAACCTGGGCCTGGAAACGGTCGGGGTCGCCGTGGAACGAGGATTCGTCCGGGTGGATGCGCAGCTGAAAACGAATGTAGCCGGCATTTACGCGATTGGCGACGTGGCCGGGCAGCCCATGCTGGCGCACAAGGCGTCGATGGAGGCTGAAATTGTGGCGGAGGTGATCGCCGGGCATCCGGCTCAGTGGGACGCGCAAGCCATCCCTGCCGTCATCTTCACGGATCCCGAGATCGCGACCGTGGGACTCTCGCCGGCTGAGGCGGCGAATCAGAAGCTTCCCGTTCTGACCGGAAAGTTTCCGTTTGGGGCCTCCGGGCGAGCCATGACGACTGGAGAAACCGAGGGGTTTGTCAAGGTGCTGGTGCATGCCGAGACCCACCGTTTGCTGGGAGTAGGGATCGTGGGGCCACAGGCCTCCGACCTCGTCGCAGAGGCCACCTTGGCCCTTGAGATGGGGGCCTTCACCGACGACATCGGCCTGACCATTCACGCCCACCCCACCTTGCCCGAGGCCTTCATGGAAGCGGTCAAACACGCCGTCGGCGAGGCCGTCCACACCCTCAACCAACCCGCTCTGGCCAAGCGCTGA
- the lipA gene encoding lipoyl synthase: MTTSAPKPAWLKVRPPAGERYQFIKGRLRQLGLATVCEEARCPNVAECWGGGTATIMVMGDTCTRGCRFCAVKTNRVGRPIDPEEPIKVAGMLAQLELDYVVITSVDRDDLPDQGAGHFAAVIREVKARRPDMLVEVLIPDFRGERGLIRLVADAGPDVIAHNVETVARLTPRVRDPRANYQQSLDVLRVVKEHAPAIATKTSLMIGLGETEAEVAEALRDLRAVDCEIVTFGQYLQPTAKHLPVVEYVRPEVFAAYEDLGKRLGFRYVASGPLVRSSYRAGELFIKGMLEARKSPAVAHP; the protein is encoded by the coding sequence ATGACCACCTCAGCCCCCAAACCAGCCTGGCTCAAGGTTCGTCCTCCTGCCGGAGAACGCTACCAGTTCATCAAGGGGCGCCTTCGCCAACTGGGTCTCGCCACGGTCTGCGAGGAGGCACGCTGTCCCAACGTGGCGGAGTGCTGGGGAGGCGGTACCGCCACCATCATGGTGATGGGAGACACCTGCACCCGCGGATGCCGTTTTTGCGCCGTCAAAACCAATCGGGTCGGACGCCCGATCGATCCCGAGGAGCCCATCAAGGTGGCAGGGATGCTGGCGCAACTCGAACTGGACTACGTGGTGATCACTTCGGTCGACCGTGACGACCTGCCCGACCAAGGGGCGGGACATTTCGCCGCGGTGATCAGGGAGGTGAAAGCGCGGCGCCCCGACATGCTGGTCGAGGTGCTCATTCCTGACTTTCGTGGCGAGCGGGGATTGATCCGCCTGGTGGCCGACGCGGGGCCTGACGTGATCGCCCACAACGTGGAAACGGTCGCGCGTCTCACGCCCCGTGTGCGCGACCCACGCGCGAACTACCAGCAGTCACTGGACGTGCTTCGGGTGGTCAAGGAGCATGCCCCCGCGATTGCGACCAAGACGTCGTTGATGATCGGCCTCGGTGAGACAGAGGCGGAAGTGGCGGAGGCCTTGCGAGACCTGCGCGCGGTCGACTGCGAAATTGTGACCTTTGGCCAGTACCTGCAGCCGACGGCCAAGCATCTCCCTGTGGTAGAGTACGTGCGCCCGGAGGTATTCGCCGCCTACGAGGACCTGGGCAAACGCCTCGGGTTTCGCTACGTGGCTTCAGGTCCGCTCGTGCGGAGTTCCTACCGAGCCGGCGAACTGTTCATCAAGGGGATGCTCGAGGCGCGGAAATCCCCCGCCGTGGCCCATCCCTGA
- a CDS encoding alpha-ketoacid dehydrogenase subunit beta, with product MPTMNIIQAVNDALRREMRRDERVVVLGEDVGRFGGVFRATTGLQEEFGSGRVLDTPLAENGIIGAAIGMALYGLRPVPEIQFADFAYPAFDQLTNELAKFRFRSGGQYPCPVVVRMPVGGGIKGGHYHSQHNETYFAHTAGLVVVCPSNPVDAKGLLASAIRSDDPVIFMEPKRVYRAARADVPEDDYLTPIGKAACLREGRGLTVLTYGAVTHTVLEAAVEAEKRGMDPEILDLRTLIPLDIDAVLTSVRKTRRCVIVHEAPRTLGFGAELAALITEHAFWHLEAPVLRVTGYDTPFPYTLEHEYLPDTARILAAFTRVLAV from the coding sequence ATGCCGACGATGAACATCATCCAAGCCGTCAATGACGCCTTGCGGCGAGAGATGCGTCGGGACGAACGGGTGGTCGTGCTCGGGGAGGACGTGGGGCGCTTCGGCGGTGTGTTCCGCGCCACCACGGGCTTGCAGGAAGAGTTCGGGAGTGGGCGGGTGCTCGACACGCCGCTGGCCGAGAATGGAATCATTGGGGCCGCCATCGGCATGGCGCTCTACGGTCTGCGCCCGGTGCCTGAGATTCAGTTCGCAGATTTCGCCTACCCCGCCTTTGACCAACTGACCAACGAACTGGCCAAGTTCCGATTCCGCTCAGGTGGTCAGTATCCCTGCCCTGTGGTGGTCCGCATGCCCGTTGGGGGCGGCATCAAGGGGGGACATTACCACTCCCAACACAACGAGACCTATTTTGCCCATACCGCTGGGCTGGTGGTTGTGTGCCCGTCCAATCCGGTCGATGCCAAGGGCCTGCTGGCATCGGCCATCCGAAGCGATGACCCCGTCATTTTCATGGAGCCCAAACGGGTGTATCGCGCGGCCCGGGCTGACGTCCCTGAAGACGACTACCTCACGCCCATTGGTAAAGCCGCCTGCCTCCGAGAAGGACGCGGCCTGACGGTGCTGACTTATGGAGCCGTCACGCACACCGTGCTGGAGGCTGCTGTCGAAGCCGAAAAGCGCGGAATGGACCCGGAAATCCTCGACCTGCGTACCCTGATTCCCCTCGATATCGACGCCGTGCTCACCTCCGTCCGCAAGACGAGGCGCTGCGTGATCGTGCATGAAGCGCCCCGGACCCTGGGATTCGGCGCGGAACTTGCGGCCCTGATCACGGAACACGCCTTCTGGCATCTTGAAGCGCCCGTGCTCCGCGTCACCGGATACGATACGCCCTTTCCCTACACACTCGAACACGAATACCTGCCGGACACAGCGCGAATCCTCGCTGCGTTCACGCGGGTTCTCGCCGTCTGA
- a CDS encoding CoA pyrophosphatase — translation MQTSLVPLRNWFAQHDRRTLPEGVRPACVLVALWPGANGWQVVFTRRSERLNTHPGEISFPGGRIEPGELRPEDTALREAEEELGLAAAHVDVIGCLDDVSTLKAVRITPVVAVIPAAYPFAIQHDEVAEVFSVPWRTFLDPAQRQETWWSRDAGTPARQIIFYQAGPHLIWGATARIIDTWVSALTAQGRQGAEVLQMLSGG, via the coding sequence ATGCAGACCTCACTCGTCCCCCTCCGAAACTGGTTCGCACAACACGACCGTCGCACGCTTCCAGAGGGTGTCCGCCCGGCCTGCGTGCTGGTCGCCCTCTGGCCGGGGGCCAACGGTTGGCAGGTGGTGTTCACCCGGCGAAGCGAGAGGTTGAACACCCACCCTGGAGAGATCAGCTTTCCGGGTGGTCGAATCGAGCCAGGGGAACTGAGACCGGAAGACACGGCCCTGAGAGAAGCCGAGGAAGAACTGGGTCTGGCGGCCGCCCACGTCGATGTGATCGGCTGCCTGGATGACGTCAGCACCCTCAAGGCCGTCCGGATCACGCCCGTGGTCGCGGTGATTCCAGCGGCGTATCCGTTTGCGATCCAGCACGATGAGGTGGCGGAGGTTTTCTCCGTTCCCTGGCGGACCTTCCTGGATCCGGCGCAACGTCAGGAAACCTGGTGGTCCCGCGACGCGGGCACGCCGGCCCGGCAGATCATCTTCTATCAAGCGGGGCCCCACCTGATCTGGGGCGCCACTGCTCGCATCATCGACACCTGGGTCTCTGCCCTCACAGCGCAGGGCAGGCAGGGAGCAGAGGTGCTCCAAATGCTCTCCGGAGGCTGA
- a CDS encoding Glu/Leu/Phe/Val dehydrogenase, whose protein sequence is MTSATDAQQLTNRLPAQYRGRKDLLGQARLRLAKAASGLRISEGFQEWIFTPNKVIQTYSPVRLDSGEITVFPGYRVQHSNVLGPYYGGVRFHPEVDLDGVTALALLMSWQCALLGIPFGGAKGGVTADPYQMSQGELERLTRRYTSDMVTVFDPKKDIPRPDISTSGREMAWMMDTLSVNRGYALPAAVTGKPLVIGGTQLAGDSAGKGAYFLLKDFLRGRGEDVRGKRVVIEGFGKLGRVLSQLLYRDGAIIVGVSDRSGAWYSPEGFDVHALLRHVDAHRLLEGVEAAVRMSEEELLQLDCDILVPASLSAQVTRSNAGLIRAGVILECANMPVTPEADRLLAERGIVVLPDLIANAGGVLVGYFEWVQDNNQLFWTEEEVTGRLRDLVLRTWQQVASRAERDGLSYREAAHTIALERLFEAASLRGFYP, encoded by the coding sequence ATGACTTCAGCGACCGATGCACAACAGCTGACCAACCGCTTGCCAGCGCAATATCGGGGCCGCAAGGACCTGCTGGGGCAAGCGCGCCTGAGGCTGGCGAAGGCCGCCTCGGGCCTCCGAATTTCTGAAGGATTTCAGGAATGGATCTTCACGCCGAACAAGGTGATCCAAACCTACTCCCCCGTGCGACTCGATAGTGGAGAGATCACGGTCTTTCCAGGCTATCGGGTTCAACACTCCAATGTCCTCGGCCCCTACTATGGCGGGGTGCGCTTCCATCCTGAAGTCGACCTTGACGGGGTGACGGCGCTCGCCTTGTTGATGAGCTGGCAGTGCGCCTTGCTCGGCATCCCTTTTGGAGGAGCCAAAGGCGGCGTGACGGCTGACCCTTATCAGATGTCGCAGGGGGAACTGGAGCGTCTGACCCGGCGCTATACCTCCGACATGGTGACGGTCTTCGACCCGAAAAAAGACATCCCGCGGCCTGATATCAGCACCAGTGGCCGGGAGATGGCCTGGATGATGGACACCCTGAGCGTCAACCGTGGCTATGCCTTGCCGGCGGCCGTGACAGGCAAGCCGCTGGTCATTGGTGGCACCCAATTGGCCGGTGACTCGGCGGGTAAGGGGGCCTATTTCCTGCTCAAGGACTTCCTGCGAGGGCGTGGCGAGGACGTGCGTGGAAAGCGGGTGGTGATTGAAGGCTTCGGCAAGCTGGGGCGGGTGCTGTCCCAGCTGCTATATCGCGATGGTGCCATCATTGTGGGGGTCAGCGATCGCAGCGGCGCCTGGTATTCGCCGGAAGGATTCGACGTCCACGCGCTGCTGCGCCACGTCGACGCGCACCGCCTGCTGGAGGGCGTCGAGGCGGCCGTTCGGATGTCGGAAGAGGAACTGTTGCAACTCGATTGCGACATTCTTGTGCCGGCCTCCCTGTCCGCTCAGGTGACGCGCAGCAATGCGGGACTGATCCGGGCGGGCGTCATTCTCGAGTGTGCCAACATGCCCGTCACCCCTGAGGCGGACCGGCTCCTCGCCGAACGTGGAATTGTGGTGCTCCCGGACCTCATCGCGAATGCGGGAGGAGTCTTGGTCGGCTACTTCGAATGGGTTCAGGACAACAATCAGTTGTTCTGGACGGAGGAAGAAGTGACGGGCCGCCTGCGTGATCTCGTGCTCCGCACCTGGCAACAAGTGGCCTCCCGGGCTGAACGTGACGGCCTGAGCTACCGTGAGGCGGCCCATACGATCGCGCTTGAGCGCCTGTTCGAGGCGGCCTCTTTGCGCGGGTTCTATCCCTAG
- a CDS encoding dihydrolipoamide acetyltransferase family protein: MSHVTLVEIQPGQFEFRLPDIGEGVVEGEIVKWLVAEGQAIKEDEPIVEIMTDKATVEIPSPKSGTVARRFWTEGQICPVGQALVLIVSEGSVGAAALPVTEVDAPAKQEVVVAVASGSSNGHGSVKAGTAVLERPSGERALAAPATRKLARDLGVDLQLVPGSGPHGRVTRDDVQAFAAGPTLAPVASVPAIPVAVAATSPAISIAAGPGDERRPLRGLRRKIAEKMVQSAFTAPHVTTFDEVDMTALVGLRQRMKPRAEALGVKLSYMPFFIKAVIAALKQFPSFNASLDDTTQEIVIKRDYHIGFAAATDNGLLVPVIRHADRKSLLEIARDMADIAARTRAGKATAEELSGSTFTISNVGSIGGLFATPIINHPEVAILGVNNMQKRAVVLEDGTLAARDMMYLGLSFDHRVNDGAEAVLFLNAVIGYLKDPETLLMTL; this comes from the coding sequence ATGAGTCACGTCACCCTCGTCGAGATCCAACCCGGCCAATTCGAATTCCGGCTGCCTGACATTGGTGAAGGCGTCGTGGAGGGCGAGATTGTCAAGTGGCTGGTCGCGGAAGGGCAAGCCATCAAAGAAGACGAACCGATTGTGGAGATCATGACGGACAAGGCGACGGTGGAAATTCCCAGTCCCAAGTCCGGGACGGTGGCCCGACGGTTCTGGACAGAGGGTCAGATCTGCCCGGTGGGTCAGGCGTTGGTTCTGATCGTGTCGGAGGGGTCGGTCGGAGCTGCGGCGCTCCCCGTGACGGAAGTCGACGCGCCGGCCAAACAGGAAGTCGTCGTGGCCGTGGCGTCAGGCTCGAGCAATGGGCACGGGTCGGTCAAGGCCGGCACCGCGGTGCTGGAGCGACCGTCCGGAGAGAGGGCCTTGGCGGCGCCGGCCACGCGGAAGTTGGCGCGTGACCTGGGGGTGGACCTTCAACTGGTCCCAGGTTCCGGCCCTCACGGGCGGGTGACCCGCGATGACGTCCAGGCCTTCGCAGCAGGGCCAACACTCGCTCCGGTCGCCTCGGTTCCTGCCATTCCTGTGGCCGTGGCAGCGACGTCACCTGCCATCTCCATCGCCGCCGGCCCGGGCGACGAGCGTCGCCCCTTGCGTGGATTGCGTCGCAAGATCGCCGAGAAAATGGTGCAGTCGGCCTTCACCGCCCCGCACGTCACGACCTTCGACGAGGTCGACATGACGGCCTTGGTGGGCTTGCGCCAGCGCATGAAGCCTCGCGCCGAGGCATTGGGCGTCAAACTGAGCTACATGCCGTTTTTCATCAAGGCCGTGATTGCAGCGCTCAAACAGTTTCCGAGCTTCAACGCCAGCCTGGACGACACGACTCAGGAAATTGTGATCAAGCGCGACTATCACATCGGCTTCGCGGCGGCGACCGATAACGGGTTGCTCGTCCCGGTCATCCGCCATGCGGACCGCAAGAGCCTCTTGGAGATTGCTCGCGACATGGCAGACATCGCGGCTCGAACGCGTGCCGGAAAGGCCACGGCAGAGGAACTCTCGGGAAGCACCTTCACGATCTCGAACGTGGGTTCCATCGGCGGTCTGTTTGCCACTCCGATCATCAACCATCCGGAGGTGGCCATCCTCGGGGTGAACAACATGCAGAAGCGGGCGGTTGTGCTGGAGGATGGCACGTTGGCCGCGCGGGACATGATGTATCTCGGACTGTCCTTCGACCACCGCGTGAATGACGGCGCGGAGGCTGTCCTGTTCCTGAATGCCGTGATCGGCTACCTGAAGGACCCCGAAACCCTGTTGATGACGCTCTGA
- a CDS encoding NHL repeat-containing protein, whose protein sequence is MTSHIERIALSLTASLLSACIASQVGPRPDLTTSKVAAAKPPKAGGLIGLDGATLRTVTGAVRVPASLKPTAGVSLISERTAGIISERSAGIISDRGDRPTAVQARSAMGRLAPGDAGAERISAPEKFPRRLFQAPNLEERLVAGARVYLADAAGQRILGLPEAVTNAKGEFTIAKVPPDYTFVVVAEIPTESGRTAALQTIVRPTAMVVASNIEAASTLVAAGVLRGIAGQDLGAFNPADFRTAVETTRDNLRPEDIPDLTDRRAVLRRISELVSRIEGLEDSLADMRNELRSVQKSLDELKNDLSQRPAQPAGSPTPPPAAQSVSRDAPVATAPIDAKNSDVPGGEQSAAGQVPVATGAITLPKPVTSTEPTPRPTPAATTTPAAPVLWKAPLGKVTTLAGSAPGTAVGPAQTARFFSPEGIALGPDGNLYVTDTNNRRICRISPEGQVSVWAGGTLGSVDGPRLSASFVTPSRLAFGPDGSLYVTDTNACRIRKISPDGMVSTLAGSNAGFADGPGLIAKFDAPVGLSVAPDGTVFVADSLNNRIRKISPQGIVSTLAGSQEGYLDGPGTMAQFYSPFDLVWRPDGGLIVADTYNDRLRAIAPDGTVTSLTRGEMGLRDGPIAQAQFALPNGLALAPDGSLYISDVGNDRIRVISADGLVSTLAGSLMGFADGQGSAARFNTPSGLALGPDGSLYVVDLDNHRIRLIR, encoded by the coding sequence TTGACCAGCCATATCGAGCGAATCGCGCTATCCCTCACGGCGAGCTTGCTGTCGGCGTGTATCGCCTCCCAGGTCGGCCCTCGTCCTGACCTGACGACCAGCAAGGTGGCGGCCGCCAAGCCGCCCAAGGCGGGGGGGTTGATCGGCTTGGATGGCGCCACCCTGCGAACCGTCACGGGCGCGGTGCGAGTGCCCGCCTCCCTGAAACCCACGGCGGGAGTCAGTCTGATTTCTGAGCGGACCGCCGGCATCATTTCAGAGCGGTCGGCCGGCATCATTTCCGACCGGGGGGACAGGCCGACGGCCGTGCAAGCGAGGTCGGCGATGGGCCGCCTCGCCCCGGGTGACGCGGGGGCCGAGCGCATCTCGGCGCCAGAGAAGTTCCCGCGCCGGCTATTTCAAGCCCCAAACCTCGAGGAAAGGCTGGTGGCTGGCGCTCGCGTGTACCTGGCTGATGCAGCCGGTCAGCGCATCCTGGGTTTACCCGAGGCTGTCACCAATGCCAAGGGAGAATTTACCATCGCCAAGGTCCCCCCGGACTACACCTTCGTGGTGGTGGCGGAAATTCCCACCGAATCAGGGCGCACCGCTGCGCTGCAGACGATCGTGCGCCCGACGGCCATGGTGGTCGCCTCGAACATCGAAGCGGCCTCCACCCTGGTCGCAGCGGGCGTCCTGAGGGGGATCGCGGGACAGGACCTGGGGGCCTTCAACCCGGCCGATTTTCGAACGGCCGTGGAAACCACGCGGGACAACCTGCGACCGGAAGATATACCGGACCTCACGGACCGCAGGGCGGTGTTGCGCCGCATCAGCGAGCTGGTCAGTCGTATCGAAGGCCTCGAGGACAGCCTGGCTGACATGCGCAATGAATTGCGGAGCGTCCAAAAATCGCTCGATGAACTTAAAAATGATCTGTCGCAACGACCCGCGCAGCCAGCGGGAAGCCCCACGCCTCCCCCCGCTGCCCAGTCCGTCTCCCGCGACGCGCCAGTTGCGACTGCCCCGATCGACGCCAAAAATTCAGACGTGCCCGGCGGGGAGCAATCAGCGGCGGGACAAGTCCCCGTCGCGACCGGTGCGATCACGCTTCCAAAGCCAGTGACCAGCACGGAACCTACCCCCAGACCGACACCGGCGGCCACCACCACCCCTGCTGCCCCGGTCCTCTGGAAGGCACCGCTCGGCAAGGTCACCACGTTGGCGGGTTCCGCCCCGGGGACAGCGGTGGGCCCGGCCCAGACGGCCAGATTCTTCAGCCCGGAGGGTATCGCGCTCGGTCCGGATGGAAACCTGTACGTGACAGACACCAACAATCGCCGGATTTGTCGAATCAGCCCGGAAGGCCAGGTCTCGGTCTGGGCTGGTGGCACCCTGGGCAGTGTGGATGGCCCCCGCCTCTCAGCCAGCTTCGTGACGCCATCGCGGCTGGCCTTCGGGCCTGACGGCAGCCTTTACGTCACCGACACCAATGCCTGCCGCATCCGAAAAATCTCGCCCGATGGCATGGTGTCCACGCTGGCCGGTTCCAATGCAGGCTTTGCCGACGGCCCGGGCCTCATCGCCAAGTTCGATGCGCCCGTTGGATTGTCGGTAGCGCCCGATGGCACCGTGTTTGTGGCCGACAGCTTGAACAACCGCATTCGCAAGATCAGTCCCCAGGGAATCGTCTCGACGCTGGCGGGATCCCAGGAAGGTTACCTCGACGGGCCGGGGACAATGGCACAATTCTACAGCCCGTTTGACCTGGTTTGGCGACCGGATGGCGGCTTGATCGTGGCGGATACCTACAACGACCGGTTGCGGGCGATCGCCCCGGATGGGACGGTCACATCCTTGACGCGAGGCGAAATGGGGCTGCGCGACGGGCCTATCGCACAGGCACAATTCGCTCTGCCAAACGGACTGGCGCTGGCACCCGATGGCAGTCTGTACATCTCGGATGTCGGAAATGATCGGATCCGGGTCATCAGCGCCGACGGCCTCGTCAGCACCCTGGCTGGTTCGCTGATGGGCTTTGCGGACGGCCAAGGCAGTGCCGCCAGGTTCAACACGCCCTCAGGCTTGGCGCTGGGCCCGGATGGTAGTCTGTACGTGGTCGACCTCGATAACCATCGGATTCGCCTGATTCGCTGA
- a CDS encoding N-acetylmuramoyl-L-alanine amidase-like domain-containing protein, translating to MSRLASLCALLSILALPTTSLAFPAPLPPEQGQWAKLVANLPRETNVGRRTHQVGRALLGQPYLAGSLNTFQPSHQDEPVVARFDGFDCVTLVETALAIARAEDLGERSWSAFKRELERVRYRDGHQRGYVSRLHYFSEWLRDNDRRGIVQDLTASLGGVEDRRPLNFMSTHRAAYRNLASDATFAAIQGVESRLSQQARWVIPKAKLSSVMPLLQSGDIVAFATDIDGLDVVHTGLIERGEDGEVRLLHAPQPGEVVQVSRKNLMDYTSGIARQVGLMVARPLPPARTVQP from the coding sequence ATGTCACGCCTTGCCTCACTGTGCGCCTTGCTTTCGATCCTCGCGCTGCCGACGACCAGTCTGGCCTTTCCAGCCCCCTTGCCTCCCGAACAGGGCCAGTGGGCCAAACTGGTCGCCAACTTGCCGCGTGAGACCAACGTGGGCCGCCGCACCCATCAGGTGGGACGTGCTCTGCTCGGACAACCCTATCTCGCTGGTAGCCTGAATACTTTCCAGCCCTCCCACCAGGACGAACCGGTGGTGGCACGGTTCGATGGGTTCGATTGCGTCACCTTGGTTGAAACCGCCCTGGCGATCGCCCGAGCGGAGGATCTGGGAGAACGCTCCTGGAGTGCATTCAAACGAGAACTTGAGCGGGTCCGGTATCGTGACGGGCATCAGCGAGGCTACGTCAGTCGCTTGCATTACTTCAGCGAATGGCTTCGTGACAATGATCGACGCGGGATCGTTCAAGACCTCACGGCCAGTTTGGGCGGTGTCGAAGACCGGCGGCCCCTGAACTTCATGTCCACGCACCGCGCAGCCTATCGAAATCTGGCTTCGGATGCGACGTTCGCTGCCATCCAGGGAGTCGAAAGCCGCCTGAGCCAGCAGGCGCGTTGGGTCATTCCCAAGGCAAAACTCAGCAGCGTGATGCCCCTGTTGCAATCGGGTGACATTGTGGCCTTCGCGACGGACATCGATGGACTCGATGTCGTGCATACCGGGCTGATCGAACGGGGGGAGGATGGCGAGGTTCGTTTGCTCCACGCTCCCCAGCCCGGTGAGGTCGTCCAGGTCAGCCGAAAGAACCTGATGGACTACACCAGCGGCATCGCGCGACAGGTGGGGCTCATGGTGGCGCGGCCACTCCCTCCCGCGCGCACCGTTCAACCTTGA